The proteins below come from a single Sphingomonas carotinifaciens genomic window:
- a CDS encoding PAS domain-containing protein has product MTNSDDPTPARARIVDAYAPGGVRASGLLDDVTDFAATLCAAPMALVSLVEEEDTRFLAQSGADGMAAPSRSLSFCTHAMVQDGLTEIRDATLDPCFADHPFVTGDMHLRFYAGMPLRSRDGVALGALCVVDREPRPEGLTALQRQGLTVLASLTMARLEDRRTTAEQEAIREREAEALADSERRFRTLADAMPQMVWATLPDGYHDYYNARWYDFTGTPRGSTDGEGWNDMFHPDDQDRAWAVWRQSLATGDPYQIEYRLRHFDGTYRWVLGRALPLRDADGAITRWFGTCTDIHEQKLVQEEREIISQELSHRIKNIFAVISGLIGFAARGNPPFAPLAADLRDRITALGRAHDFVRPHSNASRPLARQDSLHGLLNDLFLPYAQESMERLRVTGDDVRIDDRSATPLALLFHELATNASKYGALSTDHGSVTVRIDRRDGGVVLCWTETSGPRVDAAPAYAGFGSQLVELSAVRQLGGTVARDWRPEGLVVTVAVPEAAFSRG; this is encoded by the coding sequence ATGACGAATAGCGACGATCCGACACCGGCCCGTGCCCGGATCGTCGATGCCTATGCCCCCGGCGGCGTCCGGGCGTCCGGCCTGCTGGACGATGTGACCGATTTCGCCGCCACGCTGTGCGCGGCACCGATGGCGCTCGTCTCGCTGGTCGAGGAGGAAGACACCCGCTTCCTGGCGCAAAGCGGGGCGGACGGAATGGCGGCACCGTCGCGCAGCCTGTCCTTTTGCACCCATGCGATGGTGCAGGACGGTTTGACCGAGATCCGCGACGCGACGCTGGACCCGTGCTTTGCCGATCATCCCTTCGTCACCGGGGACATGCATCTGCGCTTCTATGCGGGCATGCCGCTCCGGTCGCGGGACGGCGTGGCGCTGGGCGCGTTGTGCGTGGTCGACCGGGAGCCGCGGCCCGAGGGGCTGACCGCGCTGCAACGGCAGGGGCTGACGGTGCTGGCCAGCCTGACCATGGCGCGGCTGGAGGATCGGCGCACCACCGCCGAGCAGGAGGCGATCCGCGAGCGCGAGGCGGAGGCGCTGGCCGATAGCGAGCGGCGGTTCCGGACGCTTGCCGATGCGATGCCGCAGATGGTGTGGGCGACGCTGCCCGACGGCTATCACGACTATTACAATGCGCGCTGGTACGATTTTACCGGCACCCCCCGGGGTTCCACCGACGGCGAGGGGTGGAACGACATGTTCCATCCCGACGATCAGGATCGCGCCTGGGCGGTGTGGCGGCAAAGCCTGGCGACCGGCGACCCGTACCAGATCGAATATCGCCTGCGCCATTTCGACGGCACCTATCGCTGGGTGCTGGGGCGGGCGCTGCCGCTGCGCGATGCGGATGGCGCGATCACCCGCTGGTTCGGCACCTGCACCGATATCCACGAACAGAAGCTGGTGCAGGAAGAGCGCGAGATCATCAGCCAGGAGCTGAGCCACCGCATCAAGAACATCTTTGCGGTGATCTCCGGCCTGATCGGTTTCGCGGCGCGGGGCAATCCGCCGTTTGCACCGCTGGCGGCCGACCTGCGCGACCGGATCACCGCGCTGGGCCGCGCGCACGACTTCGTTCGGCCGCACAGCAACGCGTCGCGCCCGCTGGCGCGGCAGGACAGCCTGCACGGCCTGCTCAACGACCTGTTCCTGCCCTATGCGCAGGAGAGCATGGAGCGGCTGCGCGTGACGGGCGACGATGTGCGGATCGACGACCGCTCGGCCACGCCGCTGGCGCTGCTGTTTCACGAGCTGGCGACGAACGCGAGCAAATATGGCGCGCTGTCGACCGATCATGGCAGCGTGACGGTGCGGATCGATCGCCGCGATGGCGGGGTGGTGCTGTGCTGGACCGAGACGAGCGGCCCGCGCGTCGATGCCGCACCCGCCTATGCCGGGTTCGGATCGCAACTGGTGGAGTTGAGTGCGGTGCGCCAGCTCGGCGGAACGGTGGCGCGCGACTGGCGGCCGGAGGGGCTGGTGGTGACGGTGGCGGTGCCGGAGGCGGCGTTCAGCCGTGGTTGA
- the metW gene encoding methionine biosynthesis protein MetW, with protein MNDLRPDLSIIARHVARGSRILDIGCGDGALMAALRDEAGCDARGLEIDPANVAAAVARGLAVVQGDADTDLASYPDASFDYAILSQTLQTARAPDVVLDHLLRIGRRAFVSFPNFAHWRVRLSLMWGGRMPVTDLLPERWYDTPNIHHVTIDDFRAFLRDRGLTVEGSWFLSRSRQTSAAAANLRAEHAVFLLQR; from the coding sequence ATGAACGACCTGCGCCCCGACCTGTCGATCATCGCCCGCCATGTCGCCCGCGGCAGCCGCATCCTCGATATCGGCTGCGGCGACGGCGCGCTGATGGCGGCGCTGCGCGACGAGGCGGGATGCGACGCGCGCGGGCTGGAGATCGATCCCGCCAATGTCGCCGCCGCGGTCGCCCGCGGGCTGGCGGTGGTGCAGGGCGATGCCGACACCGATCTCGCCAGCTACCCCGACGCCAGCTTCGACTATGCGATCCTCAGCCAGACGCTGCAGACCGCGCGCGCTCCGGACGTCGTGCTCGACCACCTGCTGCGCATCGGCCGCCGCGCCTTTGTCAGCTTCCCCAACTTCGCCCATTGGCGCGTCCGCCTGTCGCTCATGTGGGGCGGACGCATGCCCGTCACCGACCTTCTCCCCGAACGCTGGTACGACACCCCCAACATCCACCACGTCACCATCGACGACTTTCGCGCCTTTCTGCGCGATCGCGGCCTGACCGTGGAGGGAAGCTGGTTCCTGTCGCGCAGTCGCCAGACCAGCGCGGCGGCGGCGAACCTGCGCGCGGAACATGCGGTATTTTTGCTACAGCGCTGA
- a CDS encoding FeoA family protein: MATAPMFDSAGFSLISLPRHRPATVAAIAWERLAQPEARRLREFGFDEGVDVEVLHRSFLGGGPIACRIGRMTVALRRRVAAAIQVAPVAQATAGESAPGDSDRR; this comes from the coding sequence ATGGCCACCGCACCGATGTTCGATTCCGCCGGGTTCAGCCTGATCTCGCTGCCGCGCCACCGCCCGGCAACGGTGGCCGCAATCGCATGGGAGCGATTGGCGCAGCCCGAGGCGCGACGTTTGCGCGAGTTCGGGTTCGACGAGGGCGTCGATGTCGAGGTGCTTCATCGCAGTTTCCTGGGTGGTGGTCCGATCGCCTGTCGCATCGGACGGATGACGGTGGCGCTGCGCCGCCGCGTCGCCGCCGCGATCCAGGTGGCGCCGGTCGCGCAGGCCACGGCAGGCGAGTCCGCACCGGGCGACTCGGATCGTCGCTGA
- a CDS encoding alkene reductase, whose translation MPSLFDAIDLGAIHAPNRILMAPLTRGRADKAAVPTPIMAEYYAQRAGAGLIISEATGISRQGLGWPFAPGLWSDEQVEAWRPVTKAVHDAGGRIVAQLWHMGRQVHSSVIGEQPVSSSATATAGQAHTYDGKQDFETARPLTLDEIPALLDTYARATANALAAGFDGVQVHAANGYLIDQFLRDNANFRDDRYGGTPENRIRLLREVVERVAGVAGADRTSVRLSPNGDSQGVDDSNPAAVFIPAAQALAEIGIGFLELREPGPDGTFGKTDVPKLSPQIRDVFTGPLVLNSDYETAAQAQAAIDAGTADAISFGRTFLANPDLPERLAKDAPLNQSNIKTWYSQGPEGYIDYPTLDEAKAA comes from the coding sequence ATGCCCAGTCTGTTCGACGCCATCGATCTCGGCGCCATTCACGCGCCCAACCGCATCCTCATGGCGCCGCTCACCCGTGGTCGCGCCGACAAGGCGGCGGTGCCGACCCCGATCATGGCCGAATATTATGCGCAGCGTGCCGGTGCCGGCCTCATCATTTCGGAAGCGACCGGGATCAGCCGCCAGGGGCTGGGCTGGCCCTTCGCCCCCGGTCTGTGGTCCGACGAGCAGGTCGAGGCGTGGCGCCCGGTGACGAAGGCGGTGCACGACGCGGGCGGCCGCATCGTCGCGCAGCTCTGGCACATGGGCCGGCAGGTCCATTCCTCGGTGATCGGAGAGCAGCCCGTCTCTTCCTCGGCGACCGCCACCGCGGGTCAGGCGCATACCTATGACGGCAAACAGGATTTCGAGACTGCGCGCCCGCTGACGCTCGACGAGATCCCCGCCCTCCTCGACACCTATGCGCGCGCCACCGCCAACGCGCTCGCCGCCGGGTTTGACGGCGTGCAGGTCCACGCCGCCAATGGCTATCTGATCGACCAGTTCCTGCGCGACAACGCCAATTTCCGCGACGATCGCTACGGCGGCACCCCGGAAAACCGCATCCGCCTCCTGCGCGAAGTCGTGGAGCGCGTCGCGGGCGTCGCCGGTGCCGACCGCACCAGCGTCCGCCTCTCCCCCAACGGCGACAGCCAGGGCGTGGACGACTCGAACCCCGCCGCGGTCTTCATCCCCGCCGCCCAGGCGCTGGCGGAGATCGGCATCGGCTTTCTGGAACTGCGCGAACCCGGCCCCGACGGCACCTTCGGCAAGACCGACGTACCCAAGCTCTCGCCACAGATCCGTGACGTGTTCACGGGCCCGCTGGTGCTGAACTCGGACTATGAAACCGCCGCACAGGCGCAGGCCGCCATCGACGCCGGCACGGCGGATGCGATCAGCTTCGGCCGCACCTTCCTGGCCAATCCCGACCTGCCCGAGCGCCTCGCCAAGGACGCCCCGCTGAACCAGAGCAACATCAAGACATGGTACAGCCAAGGGCCGGAGGGTTATATCGACTACCCGACGCTGGACGAAGCCAAGGCTGCATAA
- a CDS encoding pyridoxal phosphate-dependent aminotransferase, with translation MTAPDPKAWVKAIAPYIPGRSTTDDGRRVHKLSSNENPLGTSPDAKAAFATAANTLERYPDATATALREAIGEVHGLEPAQIIYGTGSDEILHLAAGAYAGVGDEIIHVRYGFAVYEIATRRVGATPVVVPDRDYATDVDAILAAVTERTTVVFVANPNNPTGTFVGADEIARLHAGLPSHVLLVLDQAYAEYLEEGEDDGGLALARTASNVLVTRTFSKIHGLAAERIGWGYGAPAIIDALHRIRGPFNVTIAGQAAAVAAIRDTGFVKDTRAHNTRWLRWFEEQIAGLGNAGLRAVPSKGNFSMVLFEGALTAERAYHGLMDAGYIVRWLPGQGLGHGLRITIGTEDETRGVVAALRELAGA, from the coding sequence ATGACCGCACCCGATCCCAAGGCCTGGGTAAAGGCCATCGCCCCCTATATCCCCGGCCGCTCCACGACCGATGACGGCCGCCGCGTCCACAAGCTGTCGTCCAACGAGAACCCGCTGGGCACCAGCCCCGACGCCAAGGCGGCCTTCGCGACCGCAGCCAATACGCTGGAGCGCTATCCCGACGCGACCGCAACCGCGCTGCGCGAGGCGATCGGCGAGGTGCACGGGCTGGAGCCGGCGCAGATCATCTATGGCACCGGATCGGACGAGATCCTGCATCTGGCGGCCGGCGCCTATGCGGGCGTGGGCGACGAGATCATCCATGTCCGCTACGGCTTTGCCGTGTACGAGATCGCGACACGGCGCGTCGGCGCGACGCCGGTGGTGGTCCCCGACCGCGACTATGCGACCGATGTCGATGCGATCCTGGCCGCGGTGACCGAGCGGACGACGGTGGTGTTCGTCGCCAATCCGAACAATCCCACCGGCACCTTTGTCGGCGCCGACGAGATCGCGCGGCTGCATGCCGGCCTGCCGTCCCATGTCCTGCTCGTCCTCGACCAGGCCTATGCCGAATATCTGGAGGAGGGCGAGGACGATGGCGGTCTGGCGCTGGCGCGTACCGCATCCAACGTGCTGGTGACGCGCACCTTTTCCAAGATCCACGGGCTGGCGGCCGAGCGGATCGGCTGGGGCTATGGCGCGCCGGCGATCATCGATGCGCTGCACCGCATCCGGGGCCCGTTCAACGTGACGATCGCCGGGCAGGCGGCCGCCGTCGCCGCGATCCGCGACACCGGTTTCGTGAAGGACACGCGCGCACACAACACGCGCTGGCTGCGCTGGTTCGAGGAGCAGATCGCCGGGCTGGGCAATGCCGGCCTGCGCGCGGTACCGTCCAAGGGCAATTTCTCGATGGTGCTGTTCGAGGGCGCATTGACCGCTGAGCGCGCCTATCACGGGCTGATGGATGCGGGCTATATCGTCCGCTGGCTGCCCGGACAGGGGCTGGGGCATGGCCTGCGCATCACCATCGGGACCGAGGACGAGACGCGCGGCGTCGTCGCGGCCCTGCGCGAACTGGCCGGCGCCTGA
- the feoB gene encoding ferrous iron transporter B, whose translation MHAQPLVALVGNPNAGKSALFNALTGARQKVGNYPGVTVERHSGRLALDDGRPVELVDLPGAYSLDPSSPDERVTRDVVTGRQAGERRPDALIIVVDAANLDNHLRFALQLIALGLPVVVALNMVDLAERDGLTLDPDILSRELGVPVVPTVAVRRRGIDALRTYVGEMVATRQSRDAAPAEDIKALQRRAREIAGRTTVSETAGRRWTHALDAVALHPVSGPILLIGLLFIMFQAVFAWSEAPIGWIEGAFAALDGWIDAVLPDSFLRSLLTDGLIAGVGAVVVFLPQILILFLFILILEASGYMVRAAFLMDRLMAHVGLSGRAFIPLLSSFACAVPGIMATRSIEDEKDRLTTMLIAPLMTCSARLPVYTIIIGAFIPDRQVAPLVGLQGLVLLGLYVMGILGAFVAALVLRRTVTKGESSGFMMEMPKYQWPQLRDVAIGLWSRSLIFLKRAGTTIALTTVILWALLSFPKPPENSGISPVDYSVAGRIANGLETVVAPIGFNRDIALALIPAMAAREVAVAAIGTVYAIDDPDAEGGQKAITENLKNRWTLPTALAFLMWFVFAPQCISTIAVTRRETNGWKWPAFMVGYLFATAYIMAGITYWLATLAGL comes from the coding sequence ATGCATGCACAACCGCTGGTCGCGCTGGTCGGCAATCCCAATGCCGGCAAGAGCGCGCTGTTCAACGCGCTGACCGGTGCCCGGCAGAAGGTCGGCAATTATCCGGGCGTGACGGTGGAGCGGCATTCGGGCCGGCTGGCGCTGGACGATGGCCGCCCGGTCGAGCTGGTCGACCTGCCCGGCGCCTATAGCCTGGACCCGTCCTCCCCCGACGAGCGGGTGACGCGCGATGTGGTCACCGGGCGGCAGGCGGGGGAGCGGCGTCCCGACGCGCTGATCATTGTCGTTGACGCCGCCAATCTGGACAATCACCTGCGCTTCGCGCTGCAACTGATCGCGCTGGGCCTGCCGGTGGTGGTCGCACTGAACATGGTCGACCTGGCCGAGCGCGACGGGCTGACGCTGGACCCCGACATCCTGTCGCGCGAACTGGGCGTGCCGGTGGTGCCGACGGTGGCGGTGCGGCGGCGCGGGATCGATGCGTTGCGCACCTATGTCGGCGAGATGGTGGCGACGCGGCAGTCCCGCGATGCCGCGCCCGCCGAGGACATCAAGGCGCTGCAACGCCGCGCGCGCGAGATTGCGGGCCGGACCACGGTGTCGGAAACCGCCGGGCGACGCTGGACCCATGCGCTGGATGCGGTGGCGCTGCACCCGGTATCGGGACCGATCCTGCTGATCGGATTGCTGTTCATCATGTTCCAGGCGGTATTCGCCTGGTCGGAGGCGCCGATCGGATGGATCGAGGGCGCGTTCGCCGCGCTGGACGGGTGGATCGATGCGGTATTGCCCGACAGTTTCCTGCGATCGCTGCTGACCGATGGCCTGATCGCGGGTGTGGGCGCGGTGGTGGTCTTCCTGCCGCAGATCCTGATCCTGTTTCTGTTCATCCTGATCCTGGAAGCGTCGGGCTATATGGTGCGCGCGGCGTTCCTGATGGACAGGTTGATGGCGCATGTCGGTCTGTCGGGGCGGGCGTTCATCCCGCTCCTGTCCTCCTTTGCGTGCGCGGTGCCGGGGATCATGGCGACGCGGTCGATCGAGGACGAAAAGGACCGGCTGACCACGATGCTGATCGCGCCGCTGATGACCTGTTCGGCGCGGCTGCCGGTCTACACGATCATCATCGGGGCATTCATTCCGGACCGGCAGGTGGCGCCTTTGGTCGGTTTGCAGGGGCTGGTGCTGCTCGGCCTCTACGTCATGGGCATATTGGGCGCGTTCGTCGCGGCGCTGGTGCTGCGCCGGACGGTGACCAAGGGCGAATCCTCCGGCTTCATGATGGAGATGCCGAAATATCAGTGGCCGCAGCTTCGCGACGTCGCCATCGGGCTGTGGAGCCGGTCGCTGATCTTCCTCAAGCGGGCAGGCACCACCATCGCGCTGACCACGGTGATCCTGTGGGCGCTGCTGTCCTTCCCCAAGCCGCCGGAAAATAGCGGCATCTCCCCGGTCGATTATTCGGTGGCTGGGCGGATCGCGAACGGGCTGGAGACGGTGGTCGCGCCGATCGGCTTCAACCGCGACATCGCGCTGGCGCTGATCCCGGCGATGGCGGCGCGCGAAGTGGCGGTGGCGGCGATCGGCACCGTCTATGCCATCGACGACCCCGATGCCGAGGGCGGGCAGAAGGCGATCACCGAGAACCTGAAGAACCGGTGGACCCTGCCGACCGCGCTCGCCTTTCTGATGTGGTTCGTCTTTGCCCCCCAATGCATCTCCACCATCGCGGTCACCCGGCGGGAGACGAACGGGTGGAAGTGGCCGGCGTTCATGGTTGGCTATTTGTTCGCCACGGCCTACATCATGGCCGGTATCACCTATTGGCTGGCGACGCTCGCCGGCCTGTAA
- a CDS encoding COQ9 family protein has protein sequence MSDVVDMTLDEVRAALAPGIASNAAFDGWTAAALEMAADAADIDRDVARLAFAGGAVAMIDAWFDSVDQAMVEALPAATVATMKIRQRIQQLVEARLAVLAPEREALRRALAVLAMPQNVAAAARLGWRSVDTIWRHAGDTATDYNHYTKRTILLGVYGATITVFVDDDSEGHADTRAFLARRIDGIMQFEKLKAGVLRRAEYRPSLSRFIGRLRYPAV, from the coding sequence ATGAGCGATGTCGTGGATATGACGCTGGACGAGGTTCGCGCCGCCCTTGCCCCCGGCATCGCCAGCAATGCGGCATTCGACGGCTGGACCGCCGCGGCGCTGGAGATGGCGGCGGATGCGGCGGACATTGACCGGGACGTGGCGCGGCTGGCGTTTGCGGGCGGGGCGGTGGCGATGATCGATGCGTGGTTCGACAGCGTGGACCAGGCGATGGTCGAGGCGCTGCCCGCCGCGACGGTCGCCACGATGAAGATCCGCCAGCGTATCCAGCAACTTGTCGAGGCGCGGCTGGCGGTGCTCGCCCCCGAGCGCGAGGCGCTTCGCCGGGCGTTGGCGGTGCTGGCCATGCCGCAGAACGTGGCGGCGGCCGCGCGGCTGGGCTGGCGATCGGTGGACACGATCTGGCGCCATGCCGGCGACACCGCGACCGATTACAATCATTATACCAAGCGCACGATCCTGTTGGGCGTGTACGGCGCGACGATCACCGTGTTCGTCGACGATGACAGCGAGGGCCATGCGGACACGCGCGCGTTCCTGGCGCGGCGGATCGATGGCATCATGCAGTTCGAGAAGCTGAAGGCGGGTGTGCTGCGCCGCGCGGAATACCGGCCGAGCCTGTCGCGCTTTATCGGCCGGCTGCGTTACCCGGCCGTGTAA
- a CDS encoding DMT family transporter, which produces MHASAPPRKTAPAQTPLPDASPVAFAAVILANVALAFGPWFVRLADTGPVAAAFWRITLAAPVLVAAAFVAGGGVRGRQPPWGLLGVLLLSGIAFAGDLGTWHLGIRQTTLANATLFGNSATLIFPIYGFLVARAWPTRMQAFALLLAALGGGLLMGRSYQADPRHLIGDLLCLAAGVLYAVYFILMARVRTRVAPVPALAMSTLASIVPLLLYALVLGERIWPDHWGALIAMALVSQVVGQGLMIYALGKLSPLVIGIALLVQPIVAGAIGWIIYGERLSGPDLLGVALVAAALVLVRRKGRSEA; this is translated from the coding sequence ATGCACGCAAGCGCGCCCCCAAGAAAAACTGCGCCGGCCCAAACCCCGTTACCGGATGCGTCCCCGGTGGCGTTCGCCGCGGTGATCCTGGCGAACGTCGCGCTCGCCTTCGGGCCGTGGTTCGTGCGGCTGGCGGATACCGGGCCGGTGGCGGCGGCGTTCTGGCGGATCACGCTGGCCGCGCCCGTGCTGGTGGCGGCAGCGTTCGTGGCCGGCGGCGGCGTGCGGGGGCGGCAACCCCCCTGGGGCCTGCTGGGCGTGCTGCTGCTGTCCGGCATCGCCTTTGCCGGCGATCTGGGAACGTGGCACCTGGGCATCCGGCAGACGACGCTGGCCAATGCCACGCTGTTCGGCAATTCGGCGACGCTGATCTTTCCGATCTACGGCTTTCTGGTGGCGCGGGCGTGGCCGACGCGCATGCAGGCGTTCGCGCTGCTGCTGGCGGCACTGGGCGGCGGGTTGCTGATGGGGCGGTCCTATCAGGCGGACCCGCGGCATCTGATCGGCGATCTGCTGTGTCTGGCGGCGGGCGTGCTGTATGCGGTCTACTTCATCCTGATGGCGCGGGTGCGGACGCGGGTGGCACCGGTGCCGGCGCTGGCGATGTCGACGCTGGCGAGCATCGTGCCGCTGCTGCTCTATGCGCTGGTGCTGGGCGAGCGGATCTGGCCCGATCACTGGGGCGCGCTGATCGCGATGGCGCTGGTCAGCCAGGTGGTGGGACAGGGCCTGATGATCTATGCGCTGGGCAAGCTGAGCCCGCTGGTGATCGGCATCGCGCTGCTCGTCCAGCCGATCGTGGCGGGCGCGATCGGCTGGATCATCTATGGCGAGCGGCTGAGCGGGCCCGATCTGCTGGGCGTGGCGTTGGTGGCGGCAGCACTGGTGCTGGTTCGCCGCAAGGGAAGGAGTGAGGCATGA
- the metX gene encoding homoserine O-acetyltransferase MetX produces the protein MSDDARFGLLRHVRLPGPLRLDGGALLSPVEIAYETYGTLDPQGSNAILICHALTGDQHVASVHPRTGKPGWWTRLVGPGRPIDPTRHFIICSNVIGSCMGSSGPATINPATNAPWGMSFPVITIRDMVRAQALLLDHLGVGQLQAVVGGSMGGMQALSWAATFPERVRAVVAIATTARHTAQNIAFHEVGRQAVMADPRWRGGDYYGHDDPPAAGLAVARMAAHITYLSEAGLTEKFGRKLQAREAKSFGFDADFQVESYLRHQGISFVDRFDANSYLYITRAVDYFDLAEEHGGLLAGAFRQTRARFCVVSFDTDWLYPTAASRGIVQALNAAGSAVSFVELSSPYGHDAFLLEAPEMNRVIDGFLRAEP, from the coding sequence ATGTCCGATGACGCGCGCTTCGGCCTTCTCCGCCATGTCCGTCTGCCCGGCCCGCTGCGGCTGGACGGCGGCGCGCTGCTGTCGCCGGTCGAGATCGCCTATGAAACCTATGGCACGCTCGATCCCCAGGGCAGCAACGCGATCCTGATCTGCCATGCGCTGACCGGTGACCAGCATGTCGCCAGCGTCCATCCGCGCACCGGCAAGCCCGGCTGGTGGACGCGCCTCGTCGGCCCCGGCAGGCCGATCGACCCGACCCGGCATTTCATCATCTGCTCGAACGTCATCGGCAGTTGCATGGGCTCGTCGGGCCCGGCCACGATCAACCCCGCGACGAACGCACCCTGGGGGATGAGTTTTCCCGTCATCACGATTCGCGACATGGTGCGCGCGCAGGCCCTGCTGCTCGATCATCTGGGGGTGGGACAGTTGCAGGCGGTGGTCGGCGGATCGATGGGCGGCATGCAGGCGCTCAGCTGGGCCGCCACCTTTCCCGAGCGGGTTCGCGCCGTCGTCGCCATCGCCACCACCGCGCGCCACACCGCGCAGAACATCGCCTTTCACGAGGTCGGGCGTCAGGCGGTGATGGCCGATCCCCGCTGGCGCGGCGGCGACTATTACGGGCATGACGATCCCCCCGCCGCCGGTCTCGCGGTGGCGCGCATGGCCGCGCACATCACCTATCTGTCGGAGGCTGGCCTGACCGAGAAGTTCGGCCGCAAGCTTCAGGCGCGCGAGGCGAAAAGCTTCGGCTTCGACGCCGATTTCCAGGTGGAAAGCTATCTGCGTCACCAGGGGATCAGCTTCGTCGACCGGTTCGACGCCAACTCCTATCTCTATATCACCCGCGCGGTCGATTATTTCGACCTGGCCGAGGAACATGGCGGCCTGCTCGCCGGTGCCTTCCGCCAGACGCGCGCGCGCTTCTGCGTGGTCAGCTTCGACACCGACTGGCTGTATCCCACCGCCGCCTCGCGCGGCATCGTCCAGGCGCTGAACGCCGCCGGCTCCGCGGTCAGCTTCGTGGAACTGTCCAGCCCTTACGGCCATGACGCGTTTCTGCTGGAGGCCCCCGAGATGAACCGGGTGATCGACGGTTTCCTGAGGGCCGAGCCATGA
- the ssb gene encoding single-stranded DNA-binding protein → MAGSVNKVILVGNLGRDPESRSFQNGGKVVNLRIATSESWKDRNSGERKEKTEWHSVAIFNEGLANVAERFLRKGSKVYIEGQLQTRKWQDQSGNERYSTEVVLQGFNSVLTMLDGPGGGQGGGGRSGGGDDWAGGGDDFGGGYGGGGSSSGGGFGGGSGGQRGGGAPAGNAGGRGGFSQGGGFADDLDDDVPF, encoded by the coding sequence ATGGCAGGCAGCGTCAACAAGGTCATTCTCGTCGGCAATCTGGGGCGCGACCCCGAAAGCCGCAGCTTCCAGAACGGCGGCAAGGTCGTGAACCTGCGCATCGCCACATCGGAATCGTGGAAGGACCGCAATTCGGGCGAGCGCAAGGAAAAGACCGAATGGCATTCGGTCGCGATCTTCAACGAAGGGCTGGCCAACGTCGCCGAGCGGTTCCTGCGCAAGGGATCGAAGGTCTATATCGAGGGCCAGTTGCAGACGCGCAAATGGCAGGACCAGTCGGGCAACGAGCGGTATTCGACCGAGGTCGTGCTGCAGGGCTTCAACTCGGTCCTGACCATGCTCGACGGACCCGGCGGCGGGCAGGGTGGCGGTGGCCGCAGCGGCGGCGGCGACGACTGGGCCGGCGGCGGTGACGATTTCGGCGGCGGCTATGGCGGCGGCGGATCCTCGTCGGGCGGCGGCTTTGGCGGCGGATCGGGCGGTCAGCGCGGTGGCGGGGCGCCGGCCGGGAACGCCGGTGGTCGCGGCGGGTTCAGCCAGGGCGGCGGTTTCGCCGACGATCTGGATGACGACGTGCCGTTCTGA
- a CDS encoding response regulator — MSKTALIVEDEIFVALDLERILTDAGYHVAAIAADSATAMEAAPQCSFAFVDVNLRDGATGPTIARRISSEYGVKVVFVTANPAQIGESGGALGYIRKPFSEQAIIAAAALCSQACSETGGKVDATETPDLMPLTLNHG, encoded by the coding sequence ATGTCGAAAACCGCACTGATCGTAGAGGACGAGATCTTCGTTGCCCTCGATCTCGAACGCATCCTCACCGACGCGGGATACCACGTCGCCGCGATCGCCGCGGACAGCGCCACCGCGATGGAGGCCGCGCCGCAGTGCAGCTTCGCCTTTGTCGACGTCAACCTGCGCGACGGTGCCACCGGCCCCACCATCGCCCGCCGCATTTCGTCCGAATATGGCGTCAAGGTGGTGTTCGTCACCGCCAATCCCGCGCAGATCGGCGAGTCGGGCGGCGCGCTAGGCTATATTCGCAAGCCCTTCAGCGAGCAGGCGATTATCGCGGCCGCGGCCCTGTGCAGCCAGGCGTGCAGCGAAACGGGCGGCAAGGTGGATGCGACCGAGACCCCCGACCTGATGCCCCTGACGCTCAACCACGGCTGA